The Lucilia cuprina isolate Lc7/37 chromosome 5, ASM2204524v1, whole genome shotgun sequence genome includes a window with the following:
- the LOC111683521 gene encoding AAC-rich mRNA clone AAC11 protein isoform X4 encodes MSGGMPELGSKISLISKADIRYEGRLYTVDPQECTIALSSVRSFGTEDRETQFQIAPQSQIYDYILFRGSDIKDIRVINNSLPHPNDPAIMQVQLPNGQHVMPHFSMPSMNPQQVPPMGTTGTYGNPFGTMSGLGAIGGTGGTGAVPSLAPGAGAPGPFMMGGNQQPVPPQQKPPQGQQPQTQQKQPSCNTTDTNNLGTSSLLTTVDSIGSNLNNSSSAPHNSNNNNTNSNTNTNNSSNNSNNHNNNNAINNVGLLGIGLGIGGSGGLLSNIGLGIGGVGGVVGNNTSTAVSSAATTSTNKKLSLTNATALNDHKDQVSVIDMLAGASRSTTPISLISRKSPSADIGVQVNQNQQQQTHQQQQQLQQQHHHNNQNQHQQQHQHPNHQNNAGHGGGGQSRDAGHKRQNHQNQRGGNQQRNNDNYRSGGRMMENNYNNMNHYNRNNQGGNQNRNNWNTHRGNMPNNNNNMRSRGGGRINGFRSANGPGGMQKPSRNPIKFEQDFDFEQANTKFEELRSQLSKLKVGDEPKSEQCSSPTPTTSQMNGETDKKDDSGNETGAGEHEPEEEEITVGYDKTKSFFDNISCETAQDRAKNKNYDWRQERKLNSETFGVSSTRRGGYRGRGNYYNNRNMGNYNNGGGYNNRGYRGNNYRNRSNNRSKMQNNRDGSTSNGGGVGNTNNITNNPTANNNAATNLKNQTQQPLTPGSATNHTANNTTPATTSKTVSSGLQETNNQPQMAAVGAGQ; translated from the exons atgagtgGCGGTATGCCGGAGCTGGGTTCGAAAATCAGCCTTATATCTAAGGCTGATATTCGTTATGAGGGACGTCTTTATACAGTGGATCCCCAAGAATGTACAATTGCTTTATCTAGTG TACGTTCCTTTGGTACCGAAGATCGTGAAACACAATTTCAAATAGCACCTCAAAGCCAAATCTATGATTATATTCTATTCCGTGGTTCCGATATTAAGGATATACGCGTCATCAACAACAGTCTGCCACATCCCAATGATCCGGCTATTATGCAAGTACAATTACCCAATGGACAACACGTGATGCCACATTTTTCAATGCCAAGCATGAATCCTCAACAAGTACCGCCAATGGGAACAACCGGAACATATGGTAATCCCTTTGGTACTATGAGTGGTTTAGGAGCTATCGGAGGTACCGGTGGAACTGGTGCTGTACCATCTTTAGCACCTGGAGCTGGTGCTCCAGGACCATTTATGATGGGTGGTAATCAACAACCTGTGCCACCACAACAAAAACCACCACAGGGACAACAGCcacaaacacaacaaaaacaaccaa GCTGTAATACTACGGATACTAATAATTTGGGTACATCCTCCTTACTAACCACCGTCGATAGTATTGGCTCTAATCTTAACAACAGTAGTAGTGCTCCtcataatagtaataataataatacaaactccaatactaatactaataacagtagcaacaacagcaacaatcataataacaataatgccATTAACAATGTTGGTCTCTTGGGCATTGGCCTTGGTATTGGAGGTTCAGGTGGTCTTCTTAGTAACATAGGTTTAGGTATTGGTGGAGTTGGTGGTGTTGTTGGTAATAATACATCGACAGCAGTTTCTTCTGCTGCTACAACAtccacaaataaaaaattatcccTTACAAATGCAACGGCACTAAATGATCACAAAGACCAAG tttccGTCATAGACATGCTAGCTGGTGCTTCACGCTCAACGACGCCCATAAGTCTTATTTCACGAAAAAGTCCTTCTGCGGATATTGGTGTACAAGTGAATCAGAATCAACAGCAGCAAacacatcaacaacagcaacagcttcaacagcaacatcatcacAATAATCAAAATCAACACcaacaacagcatcaacatCCGAATCATCAGAATAATGCTGGCCATGGCGGTGGTGGACAATCGCGTGATGCTGGTCATAAGCGACAAAATCATCAAAATCAACGTGGCGGCAATCAACAGCGTAACAATGATAACTATCGTTCGGGTGGTCGTATGATGGAGAACAACTATAATAATATGAATCATTACAATCGCAATAACCAGGGAGGCAATCAAAATCGCAACAATTGGAATACACACCGTGGTAATATgcccaacaacaataataacatgcGCAGCCGCGGCGGTGGACGTATCAAC GGCTTTAGATCGGCAAATGGTCCCGGTGGCATGCAGAAGCCTTCACGTAATCCCATCAAATTTGAACAAGATTTTGATTTCGAACAAGCTAATACTAAATTCGAAGAACTGCGCTCTCAATTATCAAAACTTAAGGTGGGCGATGAACCCAAATCTGAACAG tgtTCTTCGCCTACTCCCACTACTTCACAGATGAATGGTGAAACTGATAAGAAAGATGATTCGGGTAATGAGACTGGAGCTGGTGAGCATGAACCTGAAGAAGAAGAGATTACTGTAGGCTATGATAAAACCAAATCATTCTTTGATAATATCTCCTGTGAAACTGCACAAGATCGTGCAAAGAACAAGAATTATGATTGGCGTCAGGAACGCAAATTGAATAGTGAAACATTTGGTGTTTCATCTACAAGGCGTGGAGG TTACCGTGGTCGTGGCAACTATTATAACAATCGTAATATGGGCAATTATAATAACGGCGGTGGTTATAATAATCGTGGCTATCGCGGCAATAACTATCGTAATCGCAGCAACAATCGcagtaaaatgcaaaataatcgTGATGGCAGCACTTCAAATGGTGGCGGTGTTGGCAATACCAACAATATTACAAACAATCCTACAGCCAATAATAATGCTgctacaaatttgaaaaatcaaacGCAACAACCTTTAACTCCAGGTTCAGCTACAAATCATACTGCTAATAATACAACACCAGCGACCACATCAAAAACGGTGTCATCAGGTTTACAAGAGACTAACAATCAACCACAAATGGCGGCAGTTGGTGCAG gtCAATAA
- the LOC111683521 gene encoding putative uncharacterized protein DDB_G0291608 isoform X3: MSGGMPELGSKISLISKADIRYEGRLYTVDPQECTIALSSVRSFGTEDRETQFQIAPQSQIYDYILFRGSDIKDIRVINNSLPHPNDPAIMQVQLPNGQHVMPHFSMPSMNPQQVPPMGTTGTYGNPFGTMSGLGAIGGTGGTGAVPSLAPGAGAPGPFMMGGNQQPVPPQQKPPQGQQPQTQQKQPSCNTTDTNNLGTSSLLTTVDSIGSNLNNSSSAPHNSNNNNTNSNTNTNNSSNNSNNHNNNNAINNVGLLGIGLGIGGSGGLLSNIGLGIGGVGGVVGNNTSTAVSSAATTSTNKKLSLTNATALNDHKDQDMLAGASRSTTPISLISRKSPSADIGVQVNQNQQQQTHQQQQQLQQQHHHNNQNQHQQQHQHPNHQNNAGHGGGGQSRDAGHKRQNHQNQRGGNQQRNNDNYRSGGRMMENNYNNMNHYNRNNQGGNQNRNNWNTHRGNMPNNNNNMRSRGGGRINVRNLMQGFRSANGPGGMQKPSRNPIKFEQDFDFEQANTKFEELRSQLSKLKVGDEPKSEQCSSPTPTTSQMNGETDKKDDSGNETGAGEHEPEEEEITVGYDKTKSFFDNISCETAQDRAKNKNYDWRQERKLNSETFGVSSTRRGGYRGRGNYYNNRNMGNYNNGGGYNNRGYRGNNYRNRSNNRSKMQNNRDGSTSNGGGVGNTNNITNNPTANNNAATNLKNQTQQPLTPGSATNHTANNTTPATTSKTVSSGLQETNNQPQMAAVGAGQ; the protein is encoded by the exons atgagtgGCGGTATGCCGGAGCTGGGTTCGAAAATCAGCCTTATATCTAAGGCTGATATTCGTTATGAGGGACGTCTTTATACAGTGGATCCCCAAGAATGTACAATTGCTTTATCTAGTG TACGTTCCTTTGGTACCGAAGATCGTGAAACACAATTTCAAATAGCACCTCAAAGCCAAATCTATGATTATATTCTATTCCGTGGTTCCGATATTAAGGATATACGCGTCATCAACAACAGTCTGCCACATCCCAATGATCCGGCTATTATGCAAGTACAATTACCCAATGGACAACACGTGATGCCACATTTTTCAATGCCAAGCATGAATCCTCAACAAGTACCGCCAATGGGAACAACCGGAACATATGGTAATCCCTTTGGTACTATGAGTGGTTTAGGAGCTATCGGAGGTACCGGTGGAACTGGTGCTGTACCATCTTTAGCACCTGGAGCTGGTGCTCCAGGACCATTTATGATGGGTGGTAATCAACAACCTGTGCCACCACAACAAAAACCACCACAGGGACAACAGCcacaaacacaacaaaaacaaccaa GCTGTAATACTACGGATACTAATAATTTGGGTACATCCTCCTTACTAACCACCGTCGATAGTATTGGCTCTAATCTTAACAACAGTAGTAGTGCTCCtcataatagtaataataataatacaaactccaatactaatactaataacagtagcaacaacagcaacaatcataataacaataatgccATTAACAATGTTGGTCTCTTGGGCATTGGCCTTGGTATTGGAGGTTCAGGTGGTCTTCTTAGTAACATAGGTTTAGGTATTGGTGGAGTTGGTGGTGTTGTTGGTAATAATACATCGACAGCAGTTTCTTCTGCTGCTACAACAtccacaaataaaaaattatcccTTACAAATGCAACGGCACTAAATGATCACAAAGACCAAG ACATGCTAGCTGGTGCTTCACGCTCAACGACGCCCATAAGTCTTATTTCACGAAAAAGTCCTTCTGCGGATATTGGTGTACAAGTGAATCAGAATCAACAGCAGCAAacacatcaacaacagcaacagcttcaacagcaacatcatcacAATAATCAAAATCAACACcaacaacagcatcaacatCCGAATCATCAGAATAATGCTGGCCATGGCGGTGGTGGACAATCGCGTGATGCTGGTCATAAGCGACAAAATCATCAAAATCAACGTGGCGGCAATCAACAGCGTAACAATGATAACTATCGTTCGGGTGGTCGTATGATGGAGAACAACTATAATAATATGAATCATTACAATCGCAATAACCAGGGAGGCAATCAAAATCGCAACAATTGGAATACACACCGTGGTAATATgcccaacaacaataataacatgcGCAGCCGCGGCGGTGGACGTATCAACGTGCGTAACTTAATG CAGGGCTTTAGATCGGCAAATGGTCCCGGTGGCATGCAGAAGCCTTCACGTAATCCCATCAAATTTGAACAAGATTTTGATTTCGAACAAGCTAATACTAAATTCGAAGAACTGCGCTCTCAATTATCAAAACTTAAGGTGGGCGATGAACCCAAATCTGAACAG tgtTCTTCGCCTACTCCCACTACTTCACAGATGAATGGTGAAACTGATAAGAAAGATGATTCGGGTAATGAGACTGGAGCTGGTGAGCATGAACCTGAAGAAGAAGAGATTACTGTAGGCTATGATAAAACCAAATCATTCTTTGATAATATCTCCTGTGAAACTGCACAAGATCGTGCAAAGAACAAGAATTATGATTGGCGTCAGGAACGCAAATTGAATAGTGAAACATTTGGTGTTTCATCTACAAGGCGTGGAGG TTACCGTGGTCGTGGCAACTATTATAACAATCGTAATATGGGCAATTATAATAACGGCGGTGGTTATAATAATCGTGGCTATCGCGGCAATAACTATCGTAATCGCAGCAACAATCGcagtaaaatgcaaaataatcgTGATGGCAGCACTTCAAATGGTGGCGGTGTTGGCAATACCAACAATATTACAAACAATCCTACAGCCAATAATAATGCTgctacaaatttgaaaaatcaaacGCAACAACCTTTAACTCCAGGTTCAGCTACAAATCATACTGCTAATAATACAACACCAGCGACCACATCAAAAACGGTGTCATCAGGTTTACAAGAGACTAACAATCAACCACAAATGGCGGCAGTTGGTGCAG gtCAATAA
- the LOC111683521 gene encoding protein LSM14 homolog B-A isoform X7 yields the protein MSGGMPELGSKISLISKADIRYEGRLYTVDPQECTIALSSVRSFGTEDRETQFQIAPQSQIYDYILFRGSDIKDIRVINNSLPHPNDPAIMQVQLPNGQHVMPHFSMPSMNPQQVPPMGTTGTYGNPFGTMSGLGAIGGTGGTGAVPSLAPGAGAPGPFMMGGNQQPVPPQQKPPQGQQPQTQQKQPISVIDMLAGASRSTTPISLISRKSPSADIGVQVNQNQQQQTHQQQQQLQQQHHHNNQNQHQQQHQHPNHQNNAGHGGGGQSRDAGHKRQNHQNQRGGNQQRNNDNYRSGGRMMENNYNNMNHYNRNNQGGNQNRNNWNTHRGNMPNNNNNMRSRGGGRINVRNLMQGFRSANGPGGMQKPSRNPIKFEQDFDFEQANTKFEELRSQLSKLKVGDEPKSEQCSSPTPTTSQMNGETDKKDDSGNETGAGEHEPEEEEITVGYDKTKSFFDNISCETAQDRAKNKNYDWRQERKLNSETFGVSSTRRGGYRGRGNYYNNRNMGNYNNGGGYNNRGYRGNNYRNRSNNRSKMQNNRDGSTSNGGGVGNTNNITNNPTANNNAATNLKNQTQQPLTPGSATNHTANNTTPATTSKTVSSGLQETNNQPQMAAVGAGQ from the exons atgagtgGCGGTATGCCGGAGCTGGGTTCGAAAATCAGCCTTATATCTAAGGCTGATATTCGTTATGAGGGACGTCTTTATACAGTGGATCCCCAAGAATGTACAATTGCTTTATCTAGTG TACGTTCCTTTGGTACCGAAGATCGTGAAACACAATTTCAAATAGCACCTCAAAGCCAAATCTATGATTATATTCTATTCCGTGGTTCCGATATTAAGGATATACGCGTCATCAACAACAGTCTGCCACATCCCAATGATCCGGCTATTATGCAAGTACAATTACCCAATGGACAACACGTGATGCCACATTTTTCAATGCCAAGCATGAATCCTCAACAAGTACCGCCAATGGGAACAACCGGAACATATGGTAATCCCTTTGGTACTATGAGTGGTTTAGGAGCTATCGGAGGTACCGGTGGAACTGGTGCTGTACCATCTTTAGCACCTGGAGCTGGTGCTCCAGGACCATTTATGATGGGTGGTAATCAACAACCTGTGCCACCACAACAAAAACCACCACAGGGACAACAGCcacaaacacaacaaaaacaaccaa tttccGTCATAGACATGCTAGCTGGTGCTTCACGCTCAACGACGCCCATAAGTCTTATTTCACGAAAAAGTCCTTCTGCGGATATTGGTGTACAAGTGAATCAGAATCAACAGCAGCAAacacatcaacaacagcaacagcttcaacagcaacatcatcacAATAATCAAAATCAACACcaacaacagcatcaacatCCGAATCATCAGAATAATGCTGGCCATGGCGGTGGTGGACAATCGCGTGATGCTGGTCATAAGCGACAAAATCATCAAAATCAACGTGGCGGCAATCAACAGCGTAACAATGATAACTATCGTTCGGGTGGTCGTATGATGGAGAACAACTATAATAATATGAATCATTACAATCGCAATAACCAGGGAGGCAATCAAAATCGCAACAATTGGAATACACACCGTGGTAATATgcccaacaacaataataacatgcGCAGCCGCGGCGGTGGACGTATCAACGTGCGTAACTTAATG CAGGGCTTTAGATCGGCAAATGGTCCCGGTGGCATGCAGAAGCCTTCACGTAATCCCATCAAATTTGAACAAGATTTTGATTTCGAACAAGCTAATACTAAATTCGAAGAACTGCGCTCTCAATTATCAAAACTTAAGGTGGGCGATGAACCCAAATCTGAACAG tgtTCTTCGCCTACTCCCACTACTTCACAGATGAATGGTGAAACTGATAAGAAAGATGATTCGGGTAATGAGACTGGAGCTGGTGAGCATGAACCTGAAGAAGAAGAGATTACTGTAGGCTATGATAAAACCAAATCATTCTTTGATAATATCTCCTGTGAAACTGCACAAGATCGTGCAAAGAACAAGAATTATGATTGGCGTCAGGAACGCAAATTGAATAGTGAAACATTTGGTGTTTCATCTACAAGGCGTGGAGG TTACCGTGGTCGTGGCAACTATTATAACAATCGTAATATGGGCAATTATAATAACGGCGGTGGTTATAATAATCGTGGCTATCGCGGCAATAACTATCGTAATCGCAGCAACAATCGcagtaaaatgcaaaataatcgTGATGGCAGCACTTCAAATGGTGGCGGTGTTGGCAATACCAACAATATTACAAACAATCCTACAGCCAATAATAATGCTgctacaaatttgaaaaatcaaacGCAACAACCTTTAACTCCAGGTTCAGCTACAAATCATACTGCTAATAATACAACACCAGCGACCACATCAAAAACGGTGTCATCAGGTTTACAAGAGACTAACAATCAACCACAAATGGCGGCAGTTGGTGCAG gtCAATAA
- the LOC111683521 gene encoding protein LSM14 homolog B-A isoform X8 encodes MSGGMPELGSKISLISKADIRYEGRLYTVDPQECTIALSSVRSFGTEDRETQFQIAPQSQIYDYILFRGSDIKDIRVINNSLPHPNDPAIMQVQLPNGQHVMPHFSMPSMNPQQVPPMGTTGTYGNPFGTMSGLGAIGGTGGTGAVPSLAPGAGAPGPFMMGGNQQPVPPQQKPPQGQQPQTQQKQPNMLAGASRSTTPISLISRKSPSADIGVQVNQNQQQQTHQQQQQLQQQHHHNNQNQHQQQHQHPNHQNNAGHGGGGQSRDAGHKRQNHQNQRGGNQQRNNDNYRSGGRMMENNYNNMNHYNRNNQGGNQNRNNWNTHRGNMPNNNNNMRSRGGGRINVRNLMQGFRSANGPGGMQKPSRNPIKFEQDFDFEQANTKFEELRSQLSKLKVGDEPKSEQCSSPTPTTSQMNGETDKKDDSGNETGAGEHEPEEEEITVGYDKTKSFFDNISCETAQDRAKNKNYDWRQERKLNSETFGVSSTRRGGYRGRGNYYNNRNMGNYNNGGGYNNRGYRGNNYRNRSNNRSKMQNNRDGSTSNGGGVGNTNNITNNPTANNNAATNLKNQTQQPLTPGSATNHTANNTTPATTSKTVSSGLQETNNQPQMAAVGAGQ; translated from the exons atgagtgGCGGTATGCCGGAGCTGGGTTCGAAAATCAGCCTTATATCTAAGGCTGATATTCGTTATGAGGGACGTCTTTATACAGTGGATCCCCAAGAATGTACAATTGCTTTATCTAGTG TACGTTCCTTTGGTACCGAAGATCGTGAAACACAATTTCAAATAGCACCTCAAAGCCAAATCTATGATTATATTCTATTCCGTGGTTCCGATATTAAGGATATACGCGTCATCAACAACAGTCTGCCACATCCCAATGATCCGGCTATTATGCAAGTACAATTACCCAATGGACAACACGTGATGCCACATTTTTCAATGCCAAGCATGAATCCTCAACAAGTACCGCCAATGGGAACAACCGGAACATATGGTAATCCCTTTGGTACTATGAGTGGTTTAGGAGCTATCGGAGGTACCGGTGGAACTGGTGCTGTACCATCTTTAGCACCTGGAGCTGGTGCTCCAGGACCATTTATGATGGGTGGTAATCAACAACCTGTGCCACCACAACAAAAACCACCACAGGGACAACAGCcacaaacacaacaaaaacaaccaa ACATGCTAGCTGGTGCTTCACGCTCAACGACGCCCATAAGTCTTATTTCACGAAAAAGTCCTTCTGCGGATATTGGTGTACAAGTGAATCAGAATCAACAGCAGCAAacacatcaacaacagcaacagcttcaacagcaacatcatcacAATAATCAAAATCAACACcaacaacagcatcaacatCCGAATCATCAGAATAATGCTGGCCATGGCGGTGGTGGACAATCGCGTGATGCTGGTCATAAGCGACAAAATCATCAAAATCAACGTGGCGGCAATCAACAGCGTAACAATGATAACTATCGTTCGGGTGGTCGTATGATGGAGAACAACTATAATAATATGAATCATTACAATCGCAATAACCAGGGAGGCAATCAAAATCGCAACAATTGGAATACACACCGTGGTAATATgcccaacaacaataataacatgcGCAGCCGCGGCGGTGGACGTATCAACGTGCGTAACTTAATG CAGGGCTTTAGATCGGCAAATGGTCCCGGTGGCATGCAGAAGCCTTCACGTAATCCCATCAAATTTGAACAAGATTTTGATTTCGAACAAGCTAATACTAAATTCGAAGAACTGCGCTCTCAATTATCAAAACTTAAGGTGGGCGATGAACCCAAATCTGAACAG tgtTCTTCGCCTACTCCCACTACTTCACAGATGAATGGTGAAACTGATAAGAAAGATGATTCGGGTAATGAGACTGGAGCTGGTGAGCATGAACCTGAAGAAGAAGAGATTACTGTAGGCTATGATAAAACCAAATCATTCTTTGATAATATCTCCTGTGAAACTGCACAAGATCGTGCAAAGAACAAGAATTATGATTGGCGTCAGGAACGCAAATTGAATAGTGAAACATTTGGTGTTTCATCTACAAGGCGTGGAGG TTACCGTGGTCGTGGCAACTATTATAACAATCGTAATATGGGCAATTATAATAACGGCGGTGGTTATAATAATCGTGGCTATCGCGGCAATAACTATCGTAATCGCAGCAACAATCGcagtaaaatgcaaaataatcgTGATGGCAGCACTTCAAATGGTGGCGGTGTTGGCAATACCAACAATATTACAAACAATCCTACAGCCAATAATAATGCTgctacaaatttgaaaaatcaaacGCAACAACCTTTAACTCCAGGTTCAGCTACAAATCATACTGCTAATAATACAACACCAGCGACCACATCAAAAACGGTGTCATCAGGTTTACAAGAGACTAACAATCAACCACAAATGGCGGCAGTTGGTGCAG gtCAATAA
- the LOC111683521 gene encoding protein LSM14 homolog B isoform X9 gives MSGGMPELGSKISLISKADIRYEGRLYTVDPQECTIALSSVRSFGTEDRETQFQIAPQSQIYDYILFRGSDIKDIRVINNSLPHPNDPAIMQVQLPNGQHVMPHFSMPSMNPQQVPPMGTTGTYGNPFGTMSGLGAIGGTGGTGAVPSLAPGAGAPGPFMMGGNQQPVPPQQKPPQGQQPQTQQKQPNMLAGASRSTTPISLISRKSPSADIGVQVNQNQQQQTHQQQQQLQQQHHHNNQNQHQQQHQHPNHQNNAGHGGGGQSRDAGHKRQNHQNQRGGNQQRNNDNYRSGGRMMENNYNNMNHYNRNNQGGNQNRNNWNTHRGNMPNNNNNMRSRGGGRINVRNLMQGFRSANGPGGMQKPSRNPIKFEQDFDFEQANTKFEELRSQLSKLKVGDEPKSEQMNGETDKKDDSGNETGAGEHEPEEEEITVGYDKTKSFFDNISCETAQDRAKNKNYDWRQERKLNSETFGVSSTRRGGYRGRGNYYNNRNMGNYNNGGGYNNRGYRGNNYRNRSNNRSKMQNNRDGSTSNGGGVGNTNNITNNPTANNNAATNLKNQTQQPLTPGSATNHTANNTTPATTSKTVSSGLQETNNQPQMAAVGAGQ, from the exons atgagtgGCGGTATGCCGGAGCTGGGTTCGAAAATCAGCCTTATATCTAAGGCTGATATTCGTTATGAGGGACGTCTTTATACAGTGGATCCCCAAGAATGTACAATTGCTTTATCTAGTG TACGTTCCTTTGGTACCGAAGATCGTGAAACACAATTTCAAATAGCACCTCAAAGCCAAATCTATGATTATATTCTATTCCGTGGTTCCGATATTAAGGATATACGCGTCATCAACAACAGTCTGCCACATCCCAATGATCCGGCTATTATGCAAGTACAATTACCCAATGGACAACACGTGATGCCACATTTTTCAATGCCAAGCATGAATCCTCAACAAGTACCGCCAATGGGAACAACCGGAACATATGGTAATCCCTTTGGTACTATGAGTGGTTTAGGAGCTATCGGAGGTACCGGTGGAACTGGTGCTGTACCATCTTTAGCACCTGGAGCTGGTGCTCCAGGACCATTTATGATGGGTGGTAATCAACAACCTGTGCCACCACAACAAAAACCACCACAGGGACAACAGCcacaaacacaacaaaaacaaccaa ACATGCTAGCTGGTGCTTCACGCTCAACGACGCCCATAAGTCTTATTTCACGAAAAAGTCCTTCTGCGGATATTGGTGTACAAGTGAATCAGAATCAACAGCAGCAAacacatcaacaacagcaacagcttcaacagcaacatcatcacAATAATCAAAATCAACACcaacaacagcatcaacatCCGAATCATCAGAATAATGCTGGCCATGGCGGTGGTGGACAATCGCGTGATGCTGGTCATAAGCGACAAAATCATCAAAATCAACGTGGCGGCAATCAACAGCGTAACAATGATAACTATCGTTCGGGTGGTCGTATGATGGAGAACAACTATAATAATATGAATCATTACAATCGCAATAACCAGGGAGGCAATCAAAATCGCAACAATTGGAATACACACCGTGGTAATATgcccaacaacaataataacatgcGCAGCCGCGGCGGTGGACGTATCAACGTGCGTAACTTAATG CAGGGCTTTAGATCGGCAAATGGTCCCGGTGGCATGCAGAAGCCTTCACGTAATCCCATCAAATTTGAACAAGATTTTGATTTCGAACAAGCTAATACTAAATTCGAAGAACTGCGCTCTCAATTATCAAAACTTAAGGTGGGCGATGAACCCAAATCTGAACAG ATGAATGGTGAAACTGATAAGAAAGATGATTCGGGTAATGAGACTGGAGCTGGTGAGCATGAACCTGAAGAAGAAGAGATTACTGTAGGCTATGATAAAACCAAATCATTCTTTGATAATATCTCCTGTGAAACTGCACAAGATCGTGCAAAGAACAAGAATTATGATTGGCGTCAGGAACGCAAATTGAATAGTGAAACATTTGGTGTTTCATCTACAAGGCGTGGAGG TTACCGTGGTCGTGGCAACTATTATAACAATCGTAATATGGGCAATTATAATAACGGCGGTGGTTATAATAATCGTGGCTATCGCGGCAATAACTATCGTAATCGCAGCAACAATCGcagtaaaatgcaaaataatcgTGATGGCAGCACTTCAAATGGTGGCGGTGTTGGCAATACCAACAATATTACAAACAATCCTACAGCCAATAATAATGCTgctacaaatttgaaaaatcaaacGCAACAACCTTTAACTCCAGGTTCAGCTACAAATCATACTGCTAATAATACAACACCAGCGACCACATCAAAAACGGTGTCATCAGGTTTACAAGAGACTAACAATCAACCACAAATGGCGGCAGTTGGTGCAG gtCAATAA